The nucleotide sequence CCACCCGGTCGAAGGTGGTCCGTACGGCGGCGCGCAACGCGGTGTCCAGCCGCGGCCCGTCGGCCACCGCGTCCGTGGTGAGGACCACGAGCATGGTGGCGAGCCCGGGGGCGAGCATGCCCGCGCCCTTCGCCATGCCGCCGACGGTCCAGCCGGACCGCGACACGACGGCGGTCTTGTGGACGGAGTCCGTCGTCTTGATGGCCACCGCCGCGTCCTCGCCCCCGTCGGAGGCCAGCCGCTCCGCCGCGAGGGCGATGCCGGCCGTGATCCGGTCCATGGGCAGCGGCACCCCGATGAGGCCGGTGGAGCAGACGGCCACGGCGTCGGGGGCGAGCCCGACGGCCGCGGCGGTCCGCTCGGCCATGGCCCGGGCGTCGTCGGCGCCGGCCGCGCCCGTGCAGGCGTTGGCGCCGCCGGAGTTCAGGACGACCGCGCGGACCCCGCCGTCGGCGAGGACCCGTCGGGACCAGCGGACCGGTGCCGCCTGGACCCGGTTGGAGGTGAAGACTCCCGCCGCGGCCGGTGCGGGGCCCTGGTTGACCACCAGGGCGAGGTCGGGATCGCCGGACGCCTTGATGCCGGCGGCCACCCCGCTGGCGAGGAATCCTCGGGCGGCGGTCACGGTCACGGAGCCACTCCATTCATGGGCAGGCCGAGCCCTTCGGGCAGGCCGAGGGCGACGTTCATGCTCTGCACCGCCCCACCGGCGGTGCCCTTCGTCAGGTTGTCGATCGCGCTCACGCAGACGAGGCGACGGGCGGCAGGGTCGACGGCCACCTGCACCTGCACGGTGTTGGATCCGAGCACCGCGCCCGTG is from Streptomyces venezuelae ATCC 10712 and encodes:
- the argJ gene encoding bifunctional glutamate N-acetyltransferase/amino-acid acetyltransferase ArgJ translates to MTVTAARGFLASGVAAGIKASGDPDLALVVNQGPAPAAAGVFTSNRVQAAPVRWSRRVLADGGVRAVVLNSGGANACTGAAGADDARAMAERTAAAVGLAPDAVAVCSTGLIGVPLPMDRITAGIALAAERLASDGGEDAAVAIKTTDSVHKTAVVSRSGWTVGGMAKGAGMLAPGLATMLVVLTTDAVADGPRLDTALRAAVRTTFDRVDSDGCMSTNDTVLLLASGASGVTPADGELAEAVHSVCLDLARQLIADAEGASKEIEVAVVGAASEEDAVTVGRSVARNNLLKCALHGEDPNWGRVLSAIGTTDAAFDPDRLDVAINGVWVCRDGAAGEPREKADMSGRRITVTVDLRAGDASAEIWTNDLTAAYVHENSAYSS